In Lentibacillus amyloliquefaciens, one DNA window encodes the following:
- a CDS encoding dipeptidase, translated as MQKRLAYLIVAVLFLPFSSASVLAQPVEVQDAESIHFNSTVVDGHSDTMMNVIDEETWLPVNDIGEETSFHLDIPKAQAGGIDAPFFAAYTTGYYDNNPRTISRTLALINALHWTEEQNPDDFNISSTTKEIRQTVRKNKIAAIPTIEGAYSLQEHNALGLLHQYNDLGVKVLGFNWNYSNALGEGADRVYGDPEKTPSEGGLTELGAEVAREMNDIGMAIDVSHMSRNTFFDVLEVTDAPVIASHSGVNAVKAHQRNLTDEQLQALKENGGLINIVFYPTFLTNDESGSVEDIVNHIDHAVDLIGIDHVGLGSDFDGASMPEDLQNAAEMPGITEELVNRGYSSQEIEKLLGGNALRVLKEVEKAAENDPSHRGVSPVVKPEYEMGETINTRTPLLQADIETKKGAPVDEDSFKVIVDGIAYEPDYNKKTSTLSLQLSEELQERFHVVTFEAENRAGKLTRETRIFYIDD; from the coding sequence ATGCAAAAAAGGTTAGCGTATTTGATTGTGGCCGTTCTGTTTCTACCGTTCAGCTCTGCCTCTGTCCTCGCACAGCCTGTGGAAGTGCAGGATGCTGAATCAATTCACTTTAACTCGACTGTTGTCGACGGCCATAGCGACACGATGATGAACGTGATCGATGAGGAAACATGGCTGCCTGTAAACGACATTGGTGAGGAAACATCTTTTCATCTGGACATACCCAAGGCTCAGGCAGGCGGAATCGATGCACCATTTTTTGCGGCCTATACAACCGGCTATTATGACAACAACCCCCGTACGATAAGCAGAACGTTAGCTTTGATTAATGCTTTACACTGGACAGAAGAACAAAACCCCGACGACTTCAACATCTCATCCACCACCAAAGAAATTCGGCAAACAGTAAGGAAAAATAAAATCGCAGCCATCCCGACCATTGAAGGCGCCTACTCATTACAGGAGCACAATGCATTAGGTCTGCTCCACCAATATAACGACCTTGGCGTGAAAGTTCTCGGTTTCAATTGGAACTATTCAAACGCCCTTGGCGAAGGTGCTGACAGAGTATATGGAGATCCGGAAAAAACGCCATCGGAAGGCGGCCTCACGGAACTGGGTGCTGAAGTAGCACGCGAAATGAATGATATTGGAATGGCGATCGATGTATCACATATGTCACGCAACACTTTCTTTGATGTGCTCGAAGTAACTGATGCTCCTGTCATTGCATCCCATTCAGGTGTCAATGCGGTGAAAGCACACCAGCGCAATCTCACGGATGAACAACTCCAAGCCCTTAAAGAAAATGGAGGACTCATCAACATCGTATTCTATCCGACATTTTTGACTAATGACGAATCCGGTTCTGTTGAAGATATAGTGAACCATATCGATCATGCTGTTGATTTGATTGGCATTGACCATGTCGGCCTCGGCTCTGATTTTGACGGTGCTTCCATGCCTGAAGACCTGCAAAATGCAGCGGAAATGCCGGGGATTACCGAGGAATTGGTTAATAGAGGTTATTCGAGCCAGGAGATTGAAAAACTGCTCGGCGGGAACGCACTGCGTGTCCTTAAGGAAGTCGAAAAAGCAGCAGAAAACGATCCATCTCATCGTGGCGTCAGTCCTGTTGTTAAGCCGGAGTATGAAATGGGCGAAACCATTAACACCAGAACACCACTTCTACAGGCTGATATTGAAACGAAAAAAGGAGCACCTGTTGACGAAGACAGTTTTAAAGTGATTGTAGACGGCATCGCCTACGAACCTGATTACAATAAGAAAACTTCGACATTGTCACTGCAGCTGTCTGAGGAATTGCAAGAGCGTTTCCATGTGGTAACCTTTGAAGCTGAAAACAGAGCAGGTAAACTCACACGCGAAACCAGAATCTTTTATATTGATGATT